One window of the Equus caballus isolate H_3958 breed thoroughbred chromosome 2, TB-T2T, whole genome shotgun sequence genome contains the following:
- the B3GALT6 gene encoding beta-1,3-galactosyltransferase 6, with protein sequence MKLLRRAWRHRTALGLSGLALCGAALLYLARCAAEGPRPPPGRGVLPAGPARAAAFLAVLVASAPRAAERRSVVRGTWLAAARRGGPGDVWARFAVGTDGLGAEERRALEREQARHGDLLLLPALRDAYENLTAKVLAMLAWLDEHVAFEFVLKADDDSFARLDALVAELRARDPARRRRLYWGFFSGRGRVKPGGRWREAAWQLCDYYLPYALGGGYVLSADLVHYLRISREYLRAWHSEDVSLGAWLAPVDVQREHDPRFDTEYKSRGCSNQYLVTHKQSLQDMLEKHQTLTREGRLCKQEVQLRLSYVYDWSAPPSQCCQRKEGIP encoded by the coding sequence ATGAAGCTGCTGCGGCGCGCGTGGCGGCACCGGACGGCGCTGGGCCTGAGCGGCCTGGCGCTCTGCGGCGCCGCGCTGCTCTACCTGGCGCGCTGCGCGGCCGAGggcccccgcccgccgcccggccGCGGCGTCCTGCCCGCCGggcccgcgcgcgccgccgccttCCTGGCCGTGCTGGTGGCCAGCGCGCCGCGGGCTGCCGAGCGGCGCAGCGTGGTCCGCGGCACGTGGCTggcggcggcgcggcgcggcggccCGGGCGACGTGTGGGCGCGCTTCGCCGTGGGCACGGACGGCCTGGGCGCCGAGGAGCGGCGCGCCCTGGAGCGCGAGCAGGCACGGCACGGcgacctgctgctgctgcccgcGCTGCGCGACGCCTACGAGAACCTTACGGCCAAGGTGCTGGCCATGCTGGCCTGGCTGGACGAGCACGTGGCCTTCGAGTTCGTGCTCAAGGCGGACGACGACTCGTTCGCACGGCTGGACGCGCTGGTGGCCGAGCTGCGTGCCCGCGAccccgcgcgccgccgccgcctctaCTGGGGCTTTTTCTCGGGCCGCGGGCGCGTCAAGCCCGGGGGCCGCTGGCGCGAGGCCGCCTGGCAGCTGTGCGACTACTACTTGCCCTACGCGCTGGGGGGCGGCTACGTGCTCTCGGCCGACCTGGTGCACTACCTGCGCATCAGCCGCGAGTATCTGCGCGCGTGGCACAGCGAGGACGTGTCGCTGGGCGCCTGGCTCGCACCAGTGGACGTGCAGCGCGAGCACGACCCGCGCTTCGACACCGAGTACAAGTCCCGCGGCTGCAGCAACCAGTACCTGGTGACGCACAAGCAGAGCCTGCAGGACATGCTGGAGAAGCACCAGACGCTGACGCGCGAGGGCCGCCTGTGCAAGCAGGAGGTGCAGCTGCGTCTCTCCTACGTCTACGACTGGTCCGCGCCGCCCTCTCAGTGCTGCCAGAGGAAGGAGGGCATCCCTTGA